Genomic segment of Falco peregrinus isolate bFalPer1 chromosome 5, bFalPer1.pri, whole genome shotgun sequence:
TgacttctctcttccctctgccccaTCGTCTGCTCTACCTCTCCAGAGACTCCTCAGGTCAAATCCATCTGCCTCACACTGCAGGAGAAGCTCCTCTCGCACTACAGCAGCTGGCTGGCCGTGCCTGAGGTGCAGGTGTCCATCGCCCCACAGCTGGCCAGGAGCATCGGCACCCAACTGCAGAACTTCTTGTGGAGCAAGTGCCCAGAGATGCCCTTTGGCAGACTCTTCCTCAGCGGTCCTCTGCTCGATGGCCTCGGAGCTCTGGCAGCTGACCATATCCACCTCATGCTGCCGGTGGTCCTCGACACCGCGCTGTGGAGCCTTATCCCGGGAGAGGACACCGTGGTGAGGAACCCCCAGTACTGGCTGATCAAGAGGACTGATCTGGAGTATTTCCCTCGTGGGTGCAGCCCCTGGGACAGGTTCATCGTGGGCCAGTACCTCTCCTCCAATGTGCTTAATGAGACCCTCCACAAGATGCTGGTGGCCTCCATCAACTGGCCTGCCATAGGTAACCTGCTGGGGAGCGTCATCTACCCGGTCGTGGCCTCCCAGGAGCTGAGGCTGGAAGTCAAACATGATCAGGTCGAGCTGAGCATAACCCTCTTCCCAGTGGTGGAAATGGAGGGCAAGGTTCTTCTAGCTGTTCCTCCTGAAGGACTGGTGGAAAACCTCTGGCTTGAGAGCTTTTACAAGGCAGAGGTCTCAAAGGTGAAGGAGCTGGATGCAGCTGATGCTGGGGCTCGACAGCACTGCCTCCGCATCCTGAACGGCATCTGCAAGAGCCATCCTGCCCTGCACAAACTGAGCGGCAGCCCCTTGACCCATGTCATTCTTCACCTCAGTGCCACCAGTTCAGACTGGGCAGAAGAAAGCCTTGCTGACAGGTTCCAGCAGGTGCTTGAGGAGCTGGTAGGCTACCTGGAGAAAGGGGTCCTGCCTTCCTATTTCAACTGCAAAATCAACCTCTTCTGTGAGCTGTTGGAAGAGGAAATCGATGAGATGGGCTTCCTGCTTTACAGGGCCATATCGGAGCCAGAGCTCCTGCTGAGGGAGAAATGACTGGGGTGTTGAGAGCTCCCGAACATGGGGTGTTCCTCGCCCATCTGCTGCTCCTCGCTGCGAGGATTGTGATGGTTCTAGTTGAG
This window contains:
- the MIEF2 gene encoding mitochondrial dynamics protein MID49 isoform X1 yields the protein MAGLGRPRGERQAGNGLGSILDVLLANARLVLGVSGGAVLAIATLAVKRLIDRATSPRDEGDPKAEQKMLEESWQDLALIKATPKPPKKQRREDLSQPLLPPVQPPAPETPQVKSICLTLQEKLLSHYSSWLAVPEVQVSIAPQLARSIGTQLQNFLWSKCPEMPFGRLFLSGPLLDGLGALAADHIHLMLPVVLDTALWSLIPGEDTVVRNPQYWLIKRTDLEYFPRGCSPWDRFIVGQYLSSNVLNETLHKMLVASINWPAIGNLLGSVIYPVVASQELRLEVKHDQVELSITLFPVVEMEGKVLLAVPPEGLVENLWLESFYKAEVSKVKELDAADAGARQHCLRILNGICKSHPALHKLSGSPLTHVILHLSATSSDWAEESLADRFQQVLEELVGYLEKGVLPSYFNCKINLFCELLEEEIDEMGFLLYRAISEPELLLREK
- the MIEF2 gene encoding mitochondrial dynamics protein MID49 isoform X2; translation: MLEESWQDLALIKATPKPPKKQRREDLSQPLLPPVQPPAPETPQVKSICLTLQEKLLSHYSSWLAVPEVQVSIAPQLARSIGTQLQNFLWSKCPEMPFGRLFLSGPLLDGLGALAADHIHLMLPVVLDTALWSLIPGEDTVVRNPQYWLIKRTDLEYFPRGCSPWDRFIVGQYLSSNVLNETLHKMLVASINWPAIGNLLGSVIYPVVASQELRLEVKHDQVELSITLFPVVEMEGKVLLAVPPEGLVENLWLESFYKAEVSKVKELDAADAGARQHCLRILNGICKSHPALHKLSGSPLTHVILHLSATSSDWAEESLADRFQQVLEELVGYLEKGVLPSYFNCKINLFCELLEEEIDEMGFLLYRAISEPELLLREK